In a genomic window of Mycolicibacter heraklionensis:
- a CDS encoding acetyl/propionyl/methylcrotonyl-CoA carboxylase subunit alpha, with the protein MANDASSKISKVLVANRGEIAVRVIRAARDAGLASVAVYAEPDADAPHVRLADEAFALGGQTSAESYLVFEKILDAAAQSGANAIHPGYGFLSENGDFAQAVIDAGLIWIGPSPQSIRDLGDKVTARHIAARAKAPLVPGTPDPVKDADEVVAFAKEYGVPVAIKAAFGGGGRGMKVARTIEEIPELFESATREAVAAFGRGECFVERYLDKPRHVEAQVIADMHGNVVVAGTRDCSLQRRFQKLVEEAPAPFLTDAQRKEIHESAKRICKEAGYYGAGTVEYLVGQDGLISFLEVNTRLQVEHPVTEETSGIDLVREQFRIANGETLDITEDPAPRGHSIEFRINGEDAGRGFLPAPGPVTRFDPPTGPGIRMDSGVETGSVIGGQFDSMLAKLIVTGATRTEALERARRALDEFHVEGLATVIPFDRVVVRDPAFVGDENGFSVHTRWIETEFENNIEPFTGGEPLDDEDAQPRQKVVVEVGGRRLEVSLPGDLALGGGGAGGGGAAGVIRKKPKARKRGAHGGAAASGDAVTAPMQGTVVKVAVEEGQEVAAGDLVVVLEAMKMENPVTAHKDGVITGLSAEAGSAITQGTVLCEIK; encoded by the coding sequence GTGGCAAACGATGCCAGCTCGAAGATCTCCAAGGTGCTCGTCGCCAACCGCGGAGAGATCGCAGTCCGGGTGATCCGCGCCGCGCGCGACGCCGGACTGGCCAGCGTGGCCGTGTACGCCGAGCCCGACGCCGACGCACCGCACGTCCGGCTTGCCGATGAGGCGTTCGCGCTGGGCGGGCAGACGTCGGCCGAGTCCTACCTGGTGTTCGAGAAGATCCTCGACGCCGCCGCCCAGTCGGGCGCCAACGCCATCCACCCCGGATACGGCTTCCTCTCCGAGAACGGCGACTTCGCCCAGGCCGTCATCGACGCCGGGTTGATCTGGATCGGGCCGAGCCCGCAGTCGATTCGCGACCTCGGCGACAAGGTCACCGCGCGCCACATCGCCGCGCGTGCCAAGGCTCCGCTGGTGCCCGGCACCCCGGACCCGGTCAAGGACGCCGACGAGGTGGTGGCCTTCGCCAAGGAGTACGGCGTGCCGGTCGCGATCAAGGCCGCATTCGGCGGCGGTGGCCGCGGCATGAAGGTGGCCCGCACCATCGAGGAGATCCCCGAGCTCTTCGAGTCCGCGACCCGTGAGGCGGTGGCCGCGTTCGGTCGCGGCGAGTGCTTCGTGGAGCGCTACCTGGACAAGCCGCGCCACGTCGAGGCGCAGGTCATCGCCGACATGCACGGCAACGTCGTCGTCGCGGGCACCCGCGACTGCTCGCTGCAGCGCCGCTTCCAGAAGCTGGTCGAAGAGGCCCCGGCGCCGTTCCTGACCGACGCGCAGCGCAAGGAGATCCACGAGTCCGCCAAGCGGATCTGCAAGGAGGCCGGCTACTACGGCGCCGGCACCGTGGAGTACCTGGTCGGCCAGGACGGCCTGATCAGCTTCCTGGAGGTCAACACCCGTCTGCAGGTGGAACACCCGGTCACCGAGGAGACCTCCGGCATCGACCTGGTGCGTGAGCAGTTCCGGATCGCCAACGGCGAGACGCTGGACATCACCGAGGACCCCGCGCCGCGCGGCCACTCGATCGAGTTCCGCATCAACGGCGAGGACGCCGGTCGCGGCTTCCTGCCCGCCCCCGGCCCGGTCACCCGCTTCGACCCGCCGACCGGCCCCGGCATCCGGATGGACTCCGGCGTGGAGACCGGTTCGGTGATCGGCGGCCAGTTCGACTCGATGCTGGCCAAGCTGATCGTCACCGGCGCGACCCGCACCGAGGCGCTGGAGCGCGCCCGGCGCGCCCTGGACGAGTTCCACGTGGAGGGGCTCGCCACGGTCATCCCGTTCGACCGCGTGGTGGTTCGCGACCCGGCCTTTGTCGGTGACGAGAACGGCTTCTCGGTGCACACCCGATGGATCGAGACCGAGTTCGAGAACAACATCGAACCCTTCACCGGTGGCGAGCCGCTCGACGACGAGGACGCGCAGCCGCGGCAGAAGGTGGTCGTCGAGGTCGGCGGACGGCGCCTGGAGGTGTCCCTGCCGGGCGACCTGGCGCTGGGCGGCGGCGGTGCGGGCGGCGGCGGTGCCGCCGGAGTCATCCGGAAGAAGCCCAAGGCCCGCAAGCGTGGCGCGCATGGCGGTGCGGCGGCGTCCGGTGACGCCGTGACCGCACCCATGCAGGGCACCGTGGTGAAGGTGGCCGTCGAGGAGGGCCAGGAGGTCGCCGCCGGTGACCTGGTCGTCGTCCTGGAGGCCATGAAGATGGAGAACCCGGTCACCGCGCACAAGGACGGTGTCATCACCGGCCTGTCGGCAGAGGCCGGTTCGGCCATCACGCAGGGCACCGTGCTCTGCGAGATCAAGTAA
- a CDS encoding GNAT family N-acetyltransferase: MEPVEINAGPWYLRMPRADDRVDDRPTLADLGESDPDYVAKAASGWADDSRYFWAVCEPTTGELLAEVTLNPASGEIGSRHRSGHDQAALTGAQAVSRFAAGALGLTPVIAGVGGAVSTDENPGQAADCQHQN; the protein is encoded by the coding sequence ATCGAACCCGTCGAGATCAACGCCGGCCCGTGGTATCTGCGGATGCCACGGGCTGACGACCGAGTCGACGACCGTCCCACCCTGGCCGATCTGGGTGAATCCGACCCGGACTACGTCGCGAAGGCAGCCTCCGGCTGGGCCGATGACTCGCGCTACTTCTGGGCGGTCTGCGAGCCGACAACGGGCGAACTGTTGGCCGAGGTGACGCTGAATCCGGCCTCGGGTGAGATCGGCAGCCGCCATCGCTCCGGGCATGACCAGGCGGCACTCACCGGGGCACAGGCGGTGTCCCGGTTCGCCGCGGGCGCGTTAGGTCTGACGCCGGTGATTGCCGGCGTGGGTGGTGCGGTTTCGACCGATGAAAACCCAGGTCAAGCCGCCGATTGCCAGCACCAGAACTGA
- a CDS encoding TIGR03557 family F420-dependent LLM class oxidoreductase — translation MTRFGYTLMTEQSGPAELVRYAVAAEERGFDFAVCSDHFSPWLASQGHAPNAWALLGAVAHATQHMGLYSYVTCPTMRYHPAIVAQQAATVQILAEGRFTLGLGSGENLNEHIVTGAGWPNVARRQAMLGEAIKIIRELLMGETVDHDGDYFQVDQARLWDLPDIPVALAVAMSGPKGVDRFAAAADHLIAVQPDRDLVQSWHAARQAAGLAGGGRVIGQLPVCWDPDRDTAIQRAHRQFRWFGGGWLVNSELPTPAAFAAATRYVQPRDVAGAIACGPDLDAIVDAVGAYRDAGFTDIALIQIGDQSQEAFLKEAAEPLLAALRDAP, via the coding sequence ATGACACGCTTCGGCTACACCCTGATGACCGAGCAGAGCGGGCCGGCAGAGCTGGTCCGGTACGCCGTTGCCGCCGAAGAACGCGGTTTCGACTTCGCCGTGTGCAGCGATCACTTTTCGCCGTGGTTGGCATCGCAGGGCCACGCTCCCAATGCGTGGGCCCTGCTGGGGGCGGTCGCGCACGCCACCCAGCACATGGGTCTGTACAGCTACGTGACCTGTCCGACGATGCGCTACCACCCAGCGATCGTGGCCCAGCAGGCAGCCACCGTGCAGATCCTCGCGGAGGGCCGGTTCACCCTGGGCCTGGGCAGCGGGGAGAACCTCAACGAGCACATCGTGACGGGAGCCGGTTGGCCGAACGTAGCGCGCAGGCAGGCCATGCTCGGCGAAGCCATCAAGATCATCCGCGAGCTGCTGATGGGCGAGACGGTCGACCACGACGGCGACTACTTCCAGGTCGACCAAGCGCGGCTGTGGGACCTTCCGGACATCCCGGTCGCGCTGGCCGTAGCCATGTCGGGACCCAAGGGCGTGGACAGATTCGCCGCGGCCGCTGATCACCTGATCGCGGTGCAGCCCGACCGGGATCTGGTCCAGTCCTGGCATGCCGCACGGCAGGCGGCCGGGCTGGCCGGCGGTGGGCGAGTCATCGGTCAGCTGCCGGTGTGCTGGGACCCCGACCGGGATACGGCGATACAGCGCGCCCATCGGCAGTTCCGTTGGTTCGGCGGCGGATGGCTGGTCAATTCCGAGCTACCGACACCGGCCGCGTTCGCTGCCGCCACCCGCTACGTGCAGCCCCGGGATGTCGCCGGCGCCATTGCATGCGGACCGGATCTGGATGCGATCGTCGATGCGGTCGGCGCCTACCGGGACGCCGGATTCACCGACATCGCGCTGATCCAGATCGGCGACCAGTCCCAGGAGGCATTCCTCAAGGAGGCCGCAGAGCCGCTGCTGGCGGCGCTGCGCGACGCCCCGTAA
- a CDS encoding iron-containing redox enzyme family protein — protein MSSATIHTEPRLPVACGPLSAAVCGLVRRPAGAAHEFIPPTADADPYGRDLQLALYVCYELHYRGFAGVDPGWEWDATLLELRAQLEHAFLDRVRRDVGVIPPDATASAEMDAAATEPVHGTGPSWFLRDQGTWEQAREYFVHRSLYHLKEGDPHAWLIPRLTGQAKASFVAVEYDEYGAGRGPRVHQQLFADLLTAAGLDAGYLAYLDVVPAESLAVVNLMSLFGLHRRWRGAAAGHFAATEITSPPGSRRLVSALRRMGAPEPCVAFYAEHVEADAVHEQVVRTDVIGDLLDGAPQLETDVVFGMRALDAVENRLSDLMTSAWSAGRSSLLTI, from the coding sequence GTGTCCAGCGCAACGATCCACACCGAGCCGCGTCTGCCCGTCGCGTGCGGGCCGTTGTCCGCGGCGGTGTGCGGCCTGGTGCGTCGGCCCGCCGGCGCGGCCCACGAGTTCATTCCCCCGACCGCCGATGCCGACCCCTATGGCCGCGACCTGCAACTGGCGCTGTACGTCTGCTACGAGTTGCATTACCGCGGGTTCGCCGGAGTGGACCCGGGCTGGGAGTGGGACGCCACCCTGCTGGAGCTGCGTGCACAACTGGAGCACGCGTTCCTCGATCGCGTCCGCCGGGATGTCGGAGTGATCCCCCCGGATGCGACGGCCAGTGCCGAAATGGATGCTGCGGCAACCGAGCCCGTACACGGCACCGGGCCCTCGTGGTTCCTGCGCGATCAGGGCACCTGGGAGCAGGCGCGCGAGTACTTCGTGCACAGATCGCTGTACCACCTCAAAGAGGGCGATCCGCACGCCTGGCTCATCCCGCGCCTGACCGGCCAGGCCAAGGCGTCGTTCGTCGCGGTCGAATACGACGAGTACGGCGCCGGGCGAGGGCCGCGGGTGCACCAGCAGCTCTTCGCCGACCTGCTCACCGCCGCCGGGCTGGATGCCGGTTACCTCGCCTACCTCGACGTTGTTCCCGCCGAGTCGCTGGCGGTAGTGAACCTGATGTCGCTGTTCGGGCTGCACCGCCGCTGGCGGGGTGCGGCCGCCGGACACTTCGCGGCCACCGAGATCACCTCCCCGCCCGGCTCACGTCGCCTGGTTTCCGCGCTGCGGCGGATGGGCGCGCCGGAGCCGTGCGTGGCGTTCTACGCCGAGCACGTCGAGGCCGATGCGGTACACGAACAGGTGGTGCGCACCGACGTGATCGGCGACCTGTTGGACGGTGCTCCGCAATTGGAGACGGATGTCGTATTCGGTATGCGAGCTCTCGACGCTGTGGAAAATCGGCTCTCCGACTTGATGACCTCGGCCTGGTCGGCCGGACGCTCGTCTCTGCTCACAATTTGA
- a CDS encoding STAS domain-containing protein: MTISKITQNAFATPATEATQVWRNHTAKFTVHWGRTGAVVAVNGEIDAANASSFADYAKRCAECCEWLVVDLSELTFIGTTGFSALQSISAQCCSAQTKLKVVQSPALSTLLRICDPHARLPLVDSLTDALAEVQRSGRPLRLVP, translated from the coding sequence ATGACGATCAGCAAGATTACTCAGAACGCTTTCGCCACTCCCGCAACGGAAGCCACTCAAGTTTGGCGGAATCACACCGCCAAGTTCACTGTCCACTGGGGTCGCACCGGAGCCGTCGTCGCCGTGAACGGGGAGATCGACGCGGCGAACGCCAGCTCATTCGCGGACTACGCCAAACGCTGCGCCGAATGCTGCGAATGGCTGGTGGTGGATCTCTCTGAACTGACATTTATTGGGACCACCGGGTTTTCAGCTCTTCAGTCGATCAGTGCGCAATGTTGCAGCGCACAGACGAAACTGAAGGTGGTCCAGAGTCCCGCGCTGTCGACCTTGCTGCGGATCTGCGATCCGCACGCTCGGCTTCCGCTGGTGGACTCGCTGACGGACGCGTTGGCCGAGGTGCAGCGGTCCGGCCGCCCACTTCGCCTGGTGCCCTGA
- a CDS encoding catalase, producing the protein MATEDRDAKQRQLDECQVDRQSGYLTTQQGVRVDHTDDALTVGERGPTLLEDFHAREKITHFDHERIPERVVHARGSGAYGYFEPYDDSLAQYTAARFLTTPGIKTPVFVRFSTVAGFRGSADTVRDVRGFATKFYTEAGNYDLVGNNFPVFFIQDGIKFPDFVHAVKPEPDNEIPQAQSAHDTLWDFVSLQPETLHAIMWLMSDRALPRSYRMMQGFGVHTFRFVNAKGEGTFVKFHWKPKLGVHSLIWDECQKIAGKDPDFNRRDLWDAIAAGQFPEWELGVQLVAESDEFNFDFDLLDATKIIPEEQVPVRPVGRMVLNRNPENFFAETEQVAFCTANVVPGIDFTNDPLLQFRNFSYLDTQLIRLGGPNFAQLPVNRPIVDVRNNQHDGYGQHAIPKGKSSYYKNSLGGGCPALADEGVFRHYTEKVDGAKIRKRAASFENHYSQARMFWRSMSEPEARHIVAAYAFELGKCETIEIRQRVVEQLNLVDHGLARQVAEKLGLAAPDERPVDEVVLSPALSQLSDAGVPAGTAAPGIESRKIAVLAADGVDVEGVERFVAAMRERGAIAEVLAPIAGGQLAGGSGGQLSVDRAFTTMASVLYDAVVVPCGPDAVQALSGDGYAVHFVTEAYKHLKVVGAFGAGVTLLPKAGISEQPAEDTTVVVSSGVVTTTAAADDLNDEFFDAFAAALAEHRAWNRAADAVPA; encoded by the coding sequence GTGGCTACCGAGGACCGTGATGCCAAGCAGCGACAGCTCGACGAGTGCCAGGTCGACCGGCAGTCCGGGTACCTGACGACTCAGCAGGGGGTGCGAGTCGACCACACCGACGACGCGTTGACCGTCGGTGAGCGTGGGCCGACCCTGTTGGAGGACTTCCATGCCCGGGAGAAGATCACCCACTTCGATCACGAGCGGATCCCCGAGCGGGTGGTGCATGCCCGCGGTTCGGGCGCTTACGGCTACTTCGAGCCCTACGACGACTCGCTTGCGCAGTACACCGCGGCACGGTTTCTGACCACGCCGGGTATCAAGACGCCGGTGTTCGTGCGGTTCTCCACCGTGGCGGGCTTCCGCGGCTCGGCCGACACCGTGCGCGACGTGCGCGGCTTCGCCACGAAGTTCTACACCGAGGCGGGCAACTACGATCTGGTGGGCAATAACTTCCCGGTGTTCTTCATTCAGGACGGCATCAAGTTCCCGGATTTCGTGCACGCGGTGAAACCCGAGCCGGACAACGAGATTCCGCAGGCCCAGTCCGCTCACGACACGCTGTGGGACTTTGTGTCGCTGCAGCCGGAGACCTTGCACGCCATCATGTGGCTGATGTCGGACCGCGCCCTGCCGCGCAGTTACCGGATGATGCAGGGCTTCGGCGTGCACACCTTCCGTTTCGTCAACGCCAAGGGCGAAGGGACATTCGTGAAATTCCACTGGAAGCCGAAGCTCGGAGTGCATTCGCTGATCTGGGACGAATGCCAGAAGATCGCCGGCAAGGACCCCGACTTCAACCGCCGGGACCTGTGGGATGCCATTGCGGCGGGTCAGTTTCCGGAATGGGAACTCGGCGTGCAGCTGGTGGCGGAAAGCGACGAGTTCAATTTCGACTTCGACCTGTTGGACGCCACCAAAATCATTCCCGAAGAACAGGTTCCGGTGCGCCCGGTAGGAAGGATGGTGCTCAACCGTAACCCGGAGAACTTCTTCGCCGAAACCGAGCAGGTGGCCTTCTGTACCGCCAACGTGGTGCCGGGAATCGACTTCACCAATGACCCGTTGCTGCAGTTCCGCAACTTCTCCTACCTCGACACCCAGCTGATCCGGCTCGGCGGGCCCAACTTCGCCCAGCTCCCGGTCAACCGGCCGATCGTCGATGTGCGCAATAACCAGCACGACGGCTACGGCCAGCACGCGATTCCGAAGGGGAAGTCCAGCTACTACAAGAACTCACTGGGGGGCGGTTGCCCGGCGCTGGCGGACGAAGGGGTGTTCCGGCACTACACCGAGAAGGTGGACGGCGCCAAGATCCGCAAGCGCGCCGCGAGTTTTGAGAACCACTACAGCCAGGCGCGGATGTTCTGGCGCAGCATGTCCGAGCCGGAGGCCAGGCACATCGTCGCCGCCTACGCCTTCGAACTGGGGAAATGCGAGACCATCGAGATCCGGCAGCGGGTGGTCGAACAACTCAACTTGGTCGACCACGGCCTGGCACGGCAGGTGGCCGAGAAACTGGGCCTGGCGGCACCCGATGAGCGGCCCGTCGACGAGGTGGTGCTGTCACCGGCGCTCTCGCAGCTGAGCGACGCCGGTGTTCCCGCCGGGACGGCTGCGCCCGGCATCGAAAGTCGCAAGATCGCAGTGCTGGCCGCCGACGGGGTGGACGTCGAAGGGGTCGAACGGTTCGTCGCGGCGATGCGGGAACGTGGCGCGATCGCCGAGGTGCTGGCGCCCATCGCCGGTGGTCAGCTCGCCGGCGGCTCGGGTGGGCAGTTGAGTGTCGACCGGGCCTTCACAACGATGGCGTCGGTGCTCTACGACGCGGTGGTGGTGCCGTGTGGGCCAGACGCCGTGCAGGCGCTCTCCGGCGACGGGTATGCGGTGCACTTCGTGACGGAGGCCTACAAACACCTCAAGGTGGTCGGGGCGTTCGGGGCTGGTGTCACGCTGCTGCCCAAGGCCGGCATCTCTGAGCAGCCGGCCGAGGACACCACGGTCGTGGTCTCTTCCGGTGTGGTGACGACGACGGCAGCCGCGGATGACCTCAACGACGAGTTCTTCGACGCGTTCGCCGCCGCACTCGCCGAGCACCGCGCTTGGAACCGCGCTGCCGACGCGGTTCCCGCCTAG